In Colletotrichum destructivum chromosome 8, complete sequence, the following proteins share a genomic window:
- a CDS encoding Putative GNAT domain, acyl-CoA N-acyltransferase translates to MSNIRVRDGGVVPHDAPFIVEAFDSTIPHLAAIGSGEMWGSLFSEKEGFVEETANDVKKSEAYRITEEGEALRIFVAEVDVEPAAAPFPHSAAGCPGLRYRTADDGTRMLSVGTAFIRDDWLPGHVESQFHVDAIRAELEGKVGFVYIDVLVSDFRTGHHRKGAGEALLRRAVDYGLEKGMKALYVDAWAGNEEKLVRWYERQGFTAVANFEMKRANGTIWPGTLMRMSLGS, encoded by the exons ATGAGCAATATACGGGTACGAGACGGGGGAGTCGTCCCTCATGATGCCCCCTTCATCGTCGAAGCGTTCGATTCGACAATCCCGCACCTCGCGGCgatcggcagcggcgagaTGTGGGGGTCTCTCTTCAGCGAGAAAGAGGGGttcgtcgaggagacggccaacgacgtcaagaagTCGGAAGCGTACCGCATCAccgaagaaggagaagccctACGGatcttcgtcgccgaggtcgacgtcgagccggcggcagcaccaTTCCCCCACAGCGCCGCGGGGTGTCCCGGCCTTCGCTACCGGACGGCCGACGATGGGACGCGCATGCTATCAGTCGGGACGGCTTTCATTCGCGACGATTGGCTGCCGGGACATGTCGAGTCTCAGTTTCATGTGgacgccatccgcgccgAGCTGGAAGGGAAAGTCGGGTTCGTGTATATCGATGTGCTGGTCTCGGATTTCAGAACAGGGCATCACCGCAAGGGAGCGGGGGAGGCGCTTCTGAGGCGAGCAGTGGACTACGGACTTGAGAAGGGGATGAAGGCGCTCTACGTCGATGCGTGGGCTGGGAATGAGGAGAAGTTGGTCAG ATGGTACGAAAGACAGGGATTCACAGCTGTTGCCAACTTTGAGATGAAGCGCGCCAACGGAACCATATGGCCGGGTACGTTGATGCGAATGAGTCTCGGCTCTTGA
- a CDS encoding Putative kinesin-like protein KIF11, whose product MSSRRELTRPTSSNVRTGAAARASVRPGTRTSNLRYQNAPSRTLDRAASPAESVASVATNATKRKEREYDFDTPGQETNINVVVRCRGRNDREVRENSAVVVQADGVKGKDVELKLGPNALSNKTYNFDRVFSAAADQTMVFDDVVKPILDEMLAGFNCTVFAYGQTGTGKTYTMSGDMTETLGLLSDGAGIIPRALHALFNKLEVEDTESCVKCSFIELYNEELRDLIAPDDGPKLKIFDDTSRRHATTVVQGMEERHIRTAGEGIKVLQDGSLKRQVAATKCNDLSSRSHTVFTVTAYVRKKGEDGNEDYVSAGKLNLVDLAGSENIQRSGAENKRAAEAGLINKSLLTLGRVINALVDKNQHIPYRESKLTRLLQDSLGGQTKTCIIATISPAKSNLEETISTLDYAFRAKNIRNKPQLNAMINKRMLLRDFATEIERLKSELITTRQRNGVYLSNESYEEMTAQSESRRIVMEEQAAKMETLEGNLKNKVQELFALTSSFMGLRKDHEGTKAELDETQGVLEQTEVVLHATRRSLAEETHLRKAHQETEEKLAEVGGELIATLQKTVHDVDGLRAKNKRKSDLQSINRSAWGTAQAEVSEVTSLVEQRVQSFQDKQRQNISGISERMNSFVTEELKKLSSTQSFLDEQLDSFAASRQELLEQKEKSKDEMDDVLEEIKIVRDAVKQEVGESLQAIAAAAERIAADVLSELDTFHQQLHSSYSSLGKEFKSIFEDLMAHITQQRSESDRLRQQLQGATDTIVEQNESISAQMQQVLDEEREQAAQDRQNLLAQITTLIHAQAETQETRLAEKTARLQKSVLDSNASLQDNVAHYSEDMDALDAKEGQVLETMAKSRDAMKNKLRDDWSTAEEHSTTIQATTKSVHAETVRVVDEQLKDLDVQMEALDDFVTRARSENASHHEQHSESIRGLSATVENSFDNISSHFKTTFDRVKDLGEEMETETEEMQQDLDPLTQQLSKPLTALREDIESTTIQEYRPTGETPMKVQYQYPTDLPRTEAHEALLAELSDGATPTKAGSDGMVFPDVDNDTHRSPPARASTRMSTLSMISEMPPFNMSLREVNPNTTGSLGYDPSASMMSINENTAPLLFSKRTSTRHVQKGRKQSSMLPIEGRENVPPSLFSSSLGPRRKSPRLN is encoded by the exons ATGAGCTCCAGACGGGAGctgacgaggccgacctcgtccaaCGTgcgcaccggcgccgccgctcgcgCCAGTGTGCGGCCGGGAACGCGGACGTCCAACTTGCGATACCAAAACGCCCCTTCCAGGACTCTCGAccgcgccgcctcgcccgccgagTCTGTCGCCTCCGTCGCCACGAACGCGACGAAGCGCAAGGAGCGCGAGTATGACTTCGACACCCCGGGCCAGGAGACCAAcatcaacgtcgtcgtcagaTGCAGAGGCCGCAACGACCGCGAGGTCCGCGAAAACAGCGCCGTTGTCGtccaggccgacggcgtcaagggcaaggatgTCGAGCTGAAGCTGGGCCCCAATGCTCTGAGCAACAAGACATACAACTTTGACCGCGTCTTTTCTGCTGCCGCAGACCAGACAATGGTCTTCGACGACGTTGTCAAGCCCATCTTGGACGAG ATGCTCGCTGGCTTCAACTGCACTGTCTTCGCCTACGGCCagaccggcaccggcaagaCCTACACCATGTCAGGAGACATGACAGAGACCCTGGGTCTTCTCTCGGACGGTGCGGGCATCATCCCCAGGGCTCTCCACGCCCTCTTCAAcaagctcgaggtcgaggacaCGGAAAGCTGCGTCAAGTGCTCCTTCATCGAATTGTACAACGAAGAATTGCGCGATCTGATcgcccccgacgacggccccaAGCTCAAGATCTTTGACGACACCTCGAGGAGGCACGCGACCACGGTGGTCCAGGGCATGGAGGAGAGGCACATTAGgaccgccggcgagggcatcaAGGTTCTCCAGGATGGAAGCTTGAAGCGCCAAGTCGCTGCGACCAAGTGCAACGATCTCAGTAGTCGAAGTCACACGGTCTTCACCGTCACCGCCTACGTCCGAAAGAAGGGAGAGGACGGCAATGAGGACTACGTTAGCGCCGGCAAGCTCAACCTGGTCGATTTGGCCGGCAGCGAAAATATTCAACGGTCCGGTGCCGAGAACAAGcgagccgccgaggcgggcCTCATCAACAAGAGTCTCCTGACGCTTGGTCGCGTCATCAATGCTCTGGTCGACAAGAACCAGCATATCCCCTACAGAGAGTCGAAGCTCACCCGTCTGCTGCAAGACTCCCTGGGAGGGCAGACCAAGACGTGTATCATCGCCACCATCTCGCCAGCGAAGAGCAACCTCGAGGAGACGATTTCAACACTCGACTACGCCTTCAGGGCCAAGAACATCCGCAACAAGCCGCAACTCAACGCCATGATCAACAAGCGCATGCTTCTCAGGGACTTCGCCACAGAAATCGAGAGGCTCAAGAGCGAGCTGATCACGACCCGGCAGCGCAACGGCGTCTACCTGTCAAACGAATCGTATGAAGAGATGACGGCCCAAAGCGAATCGCGACGCATAGTCAtggaggagcaggcggcCAAGATGGAGACACTCGAGGGCAACCTCAAAAATAAGGTCCAGGAATTGTTTGCCTTGACGTCCAGCTTCATGGGCTTGCGCAAAGACCACGAAGGCAccaaggccgagctcgacgagacccAGGGTGTCCTCGAGCAGACGGAGGTCGTCCTCCATGCGACGAGAAGGAGCCTTGCTGAGGAGACGCATCTTCGCAAAGCCCACCAagagacggaggagaagctggccgaggtcggcggcgagcttaTTGCTACCCTGCAGAAAACGGTGCACGATGTGGATGGTCTCCGGGCCAAGAACAAGCGGAAGTCCGACCTCCAATCCATCAACCGAAGCGCTTGGGGCACTGCGCAGGCCGAAGTATCCGAAGTGACGAGCCTGGTGGAGCAGCGAGTCCAGAGTTTCCAGGACAAGCAACGGCAAAACATCTCGGGCATATCGGAGCGCATGAATTCCTTTGTCACggaggagctcaagaagcTCTCCTCTACACAAagcttcctcgacgagcaaCTGGACTCGTTTGCAGCATCACGCCAAGAGCTTCTAgagcagaaggagaagtCCAAGGATGAGATGGACGACGTTCTCGAGGAGATCAAGATCGTTCGTGACGCCGTCAAGCAGGAGGTTGGCGAGAGCCTtcaggccatcgccgccgccgcggagcGTATTGCTGCTGATGTCCTCAGCGAGCTTGACACCTTCCATCAACAG CTGCATTCTTCATACAGCTCCCTGGGCAAGGAGTTCAAGAGCATCTTTGAGGACCTCATGGCGCACATCACGCAGCAGAGAAGTGAGTCCGATAGACTCAGACAACAACTCCAAGGCGCAACCGACACCATTGTCGAGCAGAACGAGAGCATCTCTGCCCAGATGCAACaagtcctcgacgaggagagggagCAGGCGGCCCAGGACCGACAGAACCTGTTGGCCCAGATCACCACGCTCATCCATGCCCAAGCGGAAACCCAGGAGACCAGACTGGCCGAAAAGACAGCGCGGCTGCAGAAGAGCGTCTTGGATTCAAATGCATCCCTGCAGGACAACGTTGCTCATTACTCCGAGGACATGGATGCCTTAGACGCCAAGGAGGGGCAGGTCCTTGAAACCATGGCCAAGTCTCGTGACGCCATGAAGAACAAGCTGAGGGATGACTGGAGC accgccgaggagcacAGCACCACCATCCAAGCAACCACCAAGTCTGTTCACGCCGAGACTGTTCGCGTTGTGGATGAGCAGCTGAAGGACCTCGATGTGCAGATGGAGGCGCTGGACGATTTTGTCACCCGTGCTCGTTCCGAGAATGCATCTCACCACGAGCAACACAGCGAGTCGATTCGGGGCTTGTCGGCGACCGTGGAGAATTCCTTCGACAACATCTCGAGCCACTTCAAGACGACATTCGACCGCGTCAAGGACCTGGgcgaggagatggagacggagacggaggagatgCAGCAGGATCTGGACCCGCTGACGCAGCAGCTGTCAAAGCCGTTGACGGCCCTGCGCGAGGACATTGAATCGACGACGATCCAGGAGTACCGCCCGACGGGAGAGACCCCTATGAAGGTTCAGTACCAGTACCCCACCGACCTTCCGCGGACCGAGGCGCACGAGGCTCTCCTGGCCGAGCTCAGCGACGGAGCCACGCCGACCAAGGCCGGATCCGACGGCATGGTGTTCCCGgacgtcgacaacgacacGCATCGCTCCCCGCCGGCGCGCGCGTCGACCCGTATGTCGACCCTCAGCATGATTTCGGAGATGCCCCCTTTTAACATGAGCCTTCGCGAAGTGAACCCCAACACCACCGGCAGCCTCGGCTACGACCCGTCGGCCAGCATGATGTCCATCAACGAGAACACGGCGCCGCTCCTCTTCAGCAAGcgcacgtcgacgaggcaCGTGCAGAAGGGGCGCAAGCAGAGCAGCATGCTTCCCATCGAGGGGCGGGAGAACGTGCCCCCCTCGCTGTTTTCTTCGAGCCTGGGACCTCGCAGGAAGAGCCCTCGGCTGAACTAG
- a CDS encoding Putative glycoside hydrolase superfamily, beta-glucuronidase: MSVALRTVGSVLADELHCLFTTFSPVFNAVAWYSYLTNAVDDIAVIGGIVPKPTPGPEKASPVFDAFVSYSLEFAFFPDFAGNTSSPNTFSDNLLANLGALQGVRPYIRVGGNTQDYALYDESLPYAVDGTYDLERSRDYPTTIVIGPSFFESYGTLADTKFTHGFNLGLGANRSEGWETLKATVPLACRAIGKDNLDVWEYGNEPDLFSTSAQGPVRSSSTWDEAAYVEQWLNGTREIANVLAEACPDFPAPVFMAPSNAGTANALRAPAQWAAGLNADANVAVFSTHNYISGAESPGVTLTGTLMNHTRTVRSVQAHVSEYANLTTRFDDVPPHILGEHNSLYNQGKPGLSNSFGAALWGVDFNLYAASQGIKRSHMHMGTDYRYQSWQPVTTETTPIGTKAPYYGNIAVAAFLAPPKDAASSSSSSSSSSSSSSSSSSSSVPVSVAHIPLDTDNELAAAYAAYHGDTLARILVVNLSPYNSTVNGTGTTPALSPGGRSISGYSFEVPWDTGLATVRRLRANGSDAVTGITWDGWSYNHELDGGRPVRLDNVTVGEYALVSNGQVAFTAAASEVVIVSPVGGCRKKRS; encoded by the exons ATGTCCGTCGCTTTGCGGACCGTGGGCTCAGTACTGGCCGATGAGCTCCATTGCTTGTTCACCACTTTCTCGCCCGTGTTCAACGCCGTGGCATGGTACTCGTACCTTACCAATGCCGTCGATGACATCGCGGTGATTGGAGGCATAGTCCCCAAGCCCACCCCCGGGCCCGAGAAGGCGAGCCCCGTCTTCGATGCCTTTGTGAGCTACTCGCTCGAGTTCGCTTTCTTCCCGGACTTTGCCG GAAACACTTCCTCGCCGAACACGTTCTCGGACAATCTGCTCGCCAACCTGGGCGCCCTGCAAGGCGTCCGCCCGTACATCCGCGTGGGGGGGAACACACAGGACTACGCCCTGTACGACGAGTCGCTCCCGtatgccgtcgacggcacgTACGACTTGGAGAGATCGAGGGACTATCCGAccaccatcgtcatcggcccTTCCTTCTTCGAATCCTACGGCACCCTGGCCGACACAAAATTCACCCACGGTTTCAacctcggcctgggcgccAACCGCTCCGAAGGGTGGGAGACCCTCAAGGCCACCGTGCCGCTGGCGTGCCGAGCCATCGGCAAGGATAACCTGGACGTCTGGGAGTACGGCAACGAGCCGGACCTCTTCTCCACCTCGGCCCAGGGTCCCGTgcggtcctcgtcgacctgggacgaggccgccTACGTTGAGCAGTGGCTCAACGGCACCCGCGAGATCGCCAACGTCCTCGCCGAAGCGTGCCCGGACTTCCCCGCCCCCGTCTTCATGGCGCCCTCCAATGCGGGGACCGCCAACGCGCTCCGCGCGCCCGCGCAGTGGGCCGCCGGcctcaacgccgacgccaacgtcgccgtcttctccaccCACAACTACATCAGCGGCGCCGAGAGCCCCGGTGTCACCCTCACGGGCACGCTGATGAACCACACCCGGACGGTGCGGTCCGTCCAGGCCCACGTGAGCGAGTATGCCAACCTCACCACCCGCTTCGATGACGTCCCGCCGCACATCCTCGGGGAGCACAACTCGCTCTACAACCAGGGCAAGCCGGGCCTATCCAACTCCTTCGGTGCCGCCCTCTGGGGCGTCGACTTCAACCTCTACGCCGCCTCGCAGGGGATCAAGCGTAGCCATATGCACATGGGGACCGACTACAGG TACCAAAGCTGGCAGCCCGTCACCACAGAGACGACCCCCATCGGCACCAAGGCGCCTTACTACGGcaacatcgccgtcgccgcctttCTCGCACCTCCCAAAgacgccgcctcctcctcctcctcctcctcctcctcctcctcctcctcctcctcctcctcctcctcctccgtcccTGTCTCCGTCGCCCACATCCCGCTTGACACCGACaacgagctggccgccgcctacgCCGCCTACCACGGCGACACGCTCGCCCGCATCCTTGTCGTCAACCTGAGCCCCTACAACTCAAccgtcaacggcaccggcaccaccCCTGCCCTGAGCCCCGGCGGCCGCAGCATCTCCGGCTACAGCTTCGAGGTGCCCTGGGACACGGGGCTCGCCACCGTCCGCCGACTGCGCGCCAACGGCAGCGACGCCGTCACGGGCATCACGTGGGACGGCTGGAGCTACAACcacgagctcgacggcggccggcccGTCCGGCTGGACAACGTGACCGTCGGGGAGTACGCCCTGGTCTCGAACGGCCAGGTGGCgttcaccgccgccgcgagcgaggtcgtcatcgtcaGCCCCGTCGGCGGGTGTAGGAAGAAGCGTTCCTGA
- a CDS encoding Putative succinate semialdehyde dehydrogenase, aldehyde dehydrogenase, cysteine active has translation MPITLQRAVAPASRFVPRSLFRSAQTPFIPFTLRAASTMVPKLKDPSLLKQDVCYVNGEWIKAKSGKTFDVTDPATGEKIASCPEFAKADTDAAIAAAATAFETFRTKTGRERSKLLRKWYDLLMENAEDLTTLITWENGKPVADAKGEVTYAANFFEWFSEEAPRIYGDTIPSSVPGNRVWTIKEPVGVCGLITPWNFPAAMITRKIGPALATGCTVVCKAPGETPFTSLAIAELGHRAGIPKGVVNIVTALDKTPEVGEALTANPTVKKISFTGSTNVGKLLMRQCAGTLKKMSMELGGNAPFIVFDDADVDAAVAGAVASKFRSSGQTCVCANRIYVQSGVYDEFADKFAAKVREFKVGNGFDNGTTHGPLIHDRAVDKVEAHIRDAERKGGKVVVGGGKIARLGANFYEPTVITGMTGDMAMASEETFGPVAGLFSFDTEDEVVKLANATNVGLAGYFFSRDIQRVHRIAEHLEVGMVGVNTGLISDPASPFGGVKESGFGREGSLYGISEYQVTKMVTYGGMGQPLQK, from the exons ATGCCCATCACATTACAAAGAGCAGTCGCCCCGGCGTCACGATTTGTCCCAAGAAGCTTGTTCCGGTCTGCCCAGACACCGTTTATCCCGTTTACACTGAGAGCCGCCTCCACCATGGTTCCCAAG CTTAAAGACCCGTCATTGCTCAAGCAGGACGTCTGCTATGTCAACGGCGAATGGATCAAGGCCAAGTCTGGCAAGACCTTTGATGTGACCG ACCCGGCCACCGGCGAGAAGATCGCCTCTTGCCCCGAGttcgccaaggccgacaccgacgccgccatcgccgccgccgccacggctTTCGAGACCTTCCGCACCAAGACCGGCCGCGAGCGCTCCAAGCTGCTGCGCAAGTGGTACGACCTGCTGATGGAAaacgccgaggacctcaCCACTCTCATCACTTGGGAGAACGGCaagcccgtcgccgacgccaagggcGAGGTCACCTACGCCGCCAACTTCTTCGAGTGGTTCAGCGAGGAGGCGCCCCGCATCTACGGCGACAccatcccctcctccgtGCCCGGGAACCGCGTGTGGACCATCAAGGAGCCCGTCGGCGTCTGTGGCCTCATCACGCC ATGGAACTTCCCCGCCGCCATGATCACCCGCAAGATCGGCCCAGCCCTCGCCACCGGCTGCACCGTCGTCTGCAAGGCCCCCGGCGAGACCCCCTTCACCTCCCTCGCCATTGCCGAGCTGGGCCACCGCGCCGGCATCCCcaagggcgtcgtcaacATCGTTACCGCCCTCGACAAAACCCCtgaggtcggcgaggccctGACCGCCAACCCGACCGTTAAGAAGATCTCCTTCACCGGCTCCACCAACGTCGGCAAGCTACTCATGCGCCAGTGCGCCGGCACCCTCAAGAAGATGTCCATGGAGCTTGGCGGCAACGCccccttcatcgtcttcgatgacgccgacgtcgatgctgccgtcgccggcgccgtcgcctccaagTTCCGCTCCTCGGGCCAGACCTGCGTCTGCGCCAACCGCATCTACGTCCAGAGCGGCGTCTATGACGAGTTCGCCGACAAGTTCGCCGCCAAGGTCCGCGAGTTCAAGGTCGGCAACGGCTTCGACAACGGCACCACCCATGGCCCTCTCATCCACGACCGCGCCGTCGATAAGGTCGAGGCCCACATCCGCGACGCTGAGcgcaagggcggcaaggtcgtcgtcggcggcggcaagatcgcGCGCCTGGGCGCCAACTTTTACGAACCCACCGTCATCACGGGCATGACCGGCGacatggccatggcgagcGAGGAGACCTTTGGCCCCGTCGCTggcctcttctccttcgacaccgaagacgaggtcgtGAAGCTGGCCAACGCCACCAACGTCGGCCTAGCGGGCTACTTCTTCTCCCGTGACATCCAGCGCGTTCaccgcatcgccgagcacctcgaggtcggcatgGTCGGCGTCAACACGGGGCTTATCTCTGACCCGGCCTCGCcgttcggcggcgtcaaggagTCCGGCTTCGGCCGCGAGGGGTCGCTGTACGGCATCTCCGAGTACCAGGTGACCAAGATGGTCACGTACGGCGGTATGGGCCAGCCTCTCCAAAAGTAA